The Raphanus sativus cultivar WK10039 chromosome 2, ASM80110v3, whole genome shotgun sequence genome includes a region encoding these proteins:
- the LOC108841802 gene encoding F-box protein At1g67340: MFPARKTKRVFYSAGAGDCVFTQGRKRRRCVSPSPISSAPVSKAGSDLLDSIPEDLVLSILRRLASTSRCPADFINVLMTCKRLNSLATSPLVLSRLSRDVFAVKAQNWSEAAHRFLKRCIDAGNLEACYTLGMIRFYCQQNRGNGASLMAKAAIRSHAPSLYSLAVIQFNGSGGSKNDKDLRAGVALCARAAFLGHVDALRELGHCLQDGYGVPQKVSEGRRFLVQANARELAAVLSSGDKARSWRLPQISSPNQSRGCPLLSDFGCNVPAQDSHPANKFLADWFAVRGGDSLGDGLRLCSHGGCGRPETRKHEFRRCSVCGVVNYCSRACQALDWKLRHKVDCAPMEQDDID; this comes from the exons atgTTTCCCGCAAGAAAAACCAAGAGAGTTTTCTACTCAGCCGGGGCCGGAGACTGCGTCTTTACACAGGGCAGGAAACGACGGCGTTGTGTTTCTCCTTCTCCCATTTCTTCGGCGCCGGTAAGTAAAGCAGGATCCGATTTGCTGGACTCAATCCCTGAAGATCTTGTTTTGTCTATTCTCCGAAGACTTGCTTCCACATCTCGGTGCCCTGCTGATTTCATCAACGTTTTGATGAC ATGTAAGAGATTAAACAGTTTAGCTACGAGTCCTCTTGTTCTGTCGAGATTGTCACGAGATGTGTTCGCCGTAAAAGCTCAAAACTGGTCGGAAGCAGCTCACCGGTTTCTTAAACGCTGCATAGACGCCGGAAATCTCGAAGCTTGCTATACTCTCGGAATG ATTCGGTTTTACTGTCAGCAAAACAGAGGAAACGGCGCGTCGCTGATGGCAAAAGCAGCGATCAGATCACACGCGCCGTCTTTATACTCTTTAGCCGTAATTCAGTTCAACGGGAGCGGCGGTTCCAAGAACGACAAGGATCTTCGAGCCGGTGTAGCTCTATGCGCGCGTGCGGCTTTCTTAGGACACGTTGACGCGCTACGTGAGCTTGGTCACTGTCTCCAAGATGGTTACGGTGTTCCACAGAAGGTCTCAGAAGGCCGGAGATTCCTCGTTCAAGCCAACGCTCGTGAACTCGCCGCCGTTTTATCTTCTGGAGACAAAGCTCGGTCGTGGCGGCTGCCTCAAATCTCTAGTCCTAACCAGAGCCGTGGTTGTCCGTTGCTGAGCGATTTTGGATGTAATGTGCCGGCGCAAGATTCACATCCGGCGAATAAGTTTTTGGCGGATTGGTTCGCCGTTAGAGGCGGAGACTCCCTCGGAGATGGGCTGAGGTTGTGTTCTCACGGCGGATGTGGACGGCCGGAGACGAGGAAACATGAGTTCCGGAGGTGTTCTGTTTGTGGCGTTGTGAATTACTGCTCACGCGCTTGTCAAGCACTTGATTGGAAACTCCGGCATAAGGTGGATTGTGCTCCGATGGAACAAGATGACATTGATTGA